One Streptomyces showdoensis genomic region harbors:
- a CDS encoding NADH:flavin oxidoreductase/NADH oxidase — MSTALFEPLTLRSLTVPNRVWMAPMCQYSAETTGPLAGVAGDWHFAHYAARATGGTGLILTEATAVAPEGRISPADLGIWDDVHIEGLRRITTFLKAHGTVPGIQIAHAGRKASTNRPWEGRGPVDPATGLGWQPVGPSPVAFAEDHPVPTELTVEQIHEVAARFADAARRALAAGFEVVEVHGAHGYLIGEFLSPHSNRRTDAYGGSFENRTRFALEVVDAVRAVWPEELPLFFRISATDWLDEHGWTADDTVRFAALLREHGVDLLDVSTGGNGGPARIPVSPGYQVPFAARVKAETGLPVAAVGLITESDQAEKIVANGEADAVLIGRELLRDASWARRAARELGAETHAPAPYAWAI, encoded by the coding sequence ATGAGCACCGCCCTCTTCGAGCCCCTCACGCTGAGGTCCCTCACCGTCCCGAACCGGGTGTGGATGGCCCCGATGTGCCAGTACTCGGCGGAGACCACGGGGCCCCTCGCGGGCGTCGCCGGCGACTGGCACTTCGCCCACTACGCGGCCCGCGCCACGGGCGGCACCGGGCTCATCCTGACCGAGGCGACCGCGGTCGCCCCCGAGGGCCGGATCAGCCCCGCCGACCTCGGCATCTGGGACGACGTCCACATCGAGGGCCTGCGGCGGATCACCACCTTCCTGAAGGCCCACGGCACGGTTCCGGGCATCCAGATCGCCCACGCCGGCCGCAAGGCGTCCACCAACCGCCCGTGGGAGGGCCGCGGCCCCGTCGACCCCGCCACCGGACTCGGCTGGCAGCCGGTCGGGCCGAGCCCGGTCGCGTTCGCCGAGGACCACCCGGTGCCGACCGAGCTGACGGTCGAGCAGATCCACGAGGTCGCCGCCCGCTTCGCCGACGCGGCCCGGCGCGCGCTCGCCGCCGGCTTCGAGGTCGTGGAGGTGCACGGCGCCCACGGCTACCTGATCGGCGAGTTCCTCTCCCCGCACAGCAACCGCCGCACCGACGCCTACGGCGGCTCCTTCGAGAACCGCACCCGCTTCGCCCTGGAGGTCGTCGACGCCGTGCGGGCCGTGTGGCCCGAGGAGCTGCCCCTCTTCTTCCGCATCTCGGCCACCGACTGGCTGGACGAGCACGGCTGGACCGCGGACGACACGGTCCGCTTCGCCGCGCTGCTGCGCGAGCACGGCGTCGACCTCCTCGACGTGTCCACCGGCGGCAACGGCGGCCCGGCGCGCATCCCGGTGTCCCCCGGCTACCAGGTGCCGTTCGCCGCCCGGGTCAAGGCGGAGACCGGGCTGCCGGTCGCCGCCGTCGGCCTGATCACGGAGAGCGACCAGGCCGAGAAGATCGTCGCCAACGGGGAGGCCGACGCCGTCCTGATCGGCCGCGAACTGCTCCGCGACGCCTCCTGGGCCCGCCGGGCCGCGCGCGAGCTCGGCGCCGAGACCCACGCCCCGGCCCCGTACGCCTGGGCGATCTGA
- a CDS encoding ArsR/SmtB family transcription factor encodes MTTATNPRVLEHPAREDIRLEAVLHALSDAVRLRIVRCMALAEDGAELSCSYFELPVTKSTSTHHFRVLRESGVVRQIYRGTAKLNMLRRDDLEALFPGLLDSVLTAAGAQAVRLDDTGPHAS; translated from the coding sequence GTGACGACCGCGACCAACCCCAGGGTCCTGGAACACCCCGCGCGCGAGGACATCCGGCTCGAAGCCGTGCTGCACGCCCTGTCGGACGCCGTCCGGCTGCGGATCGTGCGCTGCATGGCCCTCGCCGAGGACGGAGCCGAGCTCAGCTGCTCCTACTTCGAGCTGCCCGTCACCAAGTCGACCAGCACCCACCACTTCCGGGTGCTGCGCGAGAGCGGCGTCGTCCGCCAGATCTACCGGGGCACCGCCAAGCTCAACATGCTCCGCCGCGACGACCTGGAGGCGCTCTTCCCCGGACTCCTCGACAGCGTCCTCACGGCGGCCGGCGCCCAGGCCGTGCGCCTCGACGACACCGGACCGCACGCCTCCTAG
- a CDS encoding FAD-dependent oxidoreductase, with amino-acid sequence MLRVAVVGSGPSGVYTAQALVRQTAVPGIRVHVLDRLPCPYGLVRYGVAPDHEKIKSLQGNLRTVLEDEGVSFLGDVEVGAHGLTPAGLLELYHAVVYCVGAARDRRLGVPGEELRGSFSATEFVSWYSAHPDAARDGFGLDGPGAVVVGAGNVAVDVARLLVRRAAELAPTDVPQGALEALAASGVREVHMVARRGPGQAKFTTKELRELGALPDTRVRVDPAELALDPACADPSALAALPAVSRRNLEVVRGWAADGGSAPRGIRLRFFLRPVEILGTDGRVTGVRFERTEPDGDGGVRGTGRYEEIEAGLVLRAVGYRGVPLPGLPFDAERGTVPHAQGRVLRDGAVSPGEYVAGWIKRGPTGVIGTNRPCAKETAASLLADAPALARRRVADDPVARLRALGHEPVPWAGWLAIERAEVALGGALGRERVKIPDWAGLRAAARGLPGP; translated from the coding sequence GTGCTGCGCGTCGCCGTCGTCGGTTCGGGACCCAGCGGGGTCTACACCGCCCAGGCGCTGGTCCGGCAGACCGCCGTGCCCGGGATCCGGGTGCACGTTCTGGACCGGCTGCCCTGCCCGTACGGCCTGGTGCGGTACGGGGTCGCACCCGACCACGAGAAGATCAAGTCGCTCCAGGGCAACCTGCGGACCGTCCTGGAGGACGAGGGCGTCTCCTTCCTCGGCGACGTGGAGGTGGGGGCGCACGGGCTCACCCCGGCCGGCCTCCTGGAGCTCTACCACGCGGTGGTCTACTGCGTCGGCGCCGCCCGCGACCGGCGGCTCGGGGTGCCGGGCGAGGAGCTGCGGGGCAGTTTCTCCGCCACCGAGTTCGTCTCCTGGTACAGCGCGCACCCGGACGCCGCGAGGGACGGCTTCGGCCTGGACGGCCCCGGCGCGGTGGTCGTCGGGGCCGGGAACGTGGCGGTGGACGTGGCCCGGCTGCTGGTGCGGCGGGCCGCGGAGCTGGCGCCGACCGACGTGCCGCAGGGCGCCCTGGAGGCGCTGGCCGCGAGCGGGGTGCGCGAGGTGCACATGGTGGCCCGGCGCGGGCCCGGGCAGGCGAAGTTCACCACCAAGGAACTGCGCGAACTCGGCGCGCTGCCGGACACCCGGGTACGGGTCGACCCGGCGGAGCTCGCCCTGGACCCCGCCTGCGCCGACCCTTCGGCGCTGGCGGCGCTGCCGGCGGTCAGCCGGCGCAACCTGGAGGTCGTCCGCGGGTGGGCGGCCGACGGCGGCAGCGCCCCGCGCGGCATCCGGCTGCGGTTCTTCCTGCGGCCCGTGGAGATCCTCGGCACCGACGGCCGCGTCACCGGGGTCCGCTTCGAGCGGACCGAGCCGGACGGCGACGGCGGAGTCCGGGGCACCGGCCGGTACGAGGAGATCGAGGCCGGTCTCGTCCTGCGCGCGGTCGGCTACCGGGGCGTCCCGCTGCCCGGGCTCCCCTTCGACGCGGAGCGGGGCACCGTCCCGCACGCGCAGGGGCGGGTGCTGCGGGACGGGGCGGTCTCACCCGGGGAGTACGTGGCGGGCTGGATCAAGCGCGGCCCGACCGGCGTGATCGGCACCAACCGCCCCTGCGCCAAGGAGACCGCCGCCTCCCTCCTGGCCGACGCCCCGGCCCTGGCGCGTCGGCGGGTCGCCGACGACCCGGTGGCGCGGCTGCGGGCGCTGGGGCACGAGCCGGTGCCCTGGGCGGGCTGGCTGGCGATCGAGCGGGCCGAGGTGGCGCTGGGCGGCGCGCTGGGCCGCGAGCGCGTGAAGATCCCCGACTGGGCGGGGCTGCGGGCGGCGGCCCGGGGGCTCCCAGGACCCTGA
- a CDS encoding DUF305 domain-containing protein — MKKHPLQPLEVVEVPVEVVLSKRRVRGAVAGVLAVAAALALAACESDAGAGAAARPAGTPSGPVVVAPGKPGEPAKRLTPEEAARLMPDERPNGADYAYVQMMIEHHRQAVTLTSLVPQRASSPKVRKVAERIAAAQGPEIGAMEGWLKNNGGPRPQTGHDHHSMPGMASEAQVAELRAARGKAFDALFIRLMITHHEGAVTMAADVLGQGNNVLVEEMANDVIAQQTAEIDRMRSL, encoded by the coding sequence ATGAAGAAACACCCGCTCCAGCCCCTCGAAGTCGTCGAAGTGCCCGTGGAGGTCGTGTTGTCGAAGCGTCGTGTCCGTGGAGCCGTCGCCGGAGTGCTCGCCGTCGCCGCCGCGTTGGCGCTCGCCGCGTGCGAGTCGGACGCGGGGGCGGGGGCTGCCGCGCGCCCGGCGGGGACGCCGAGCGGCCCCGTGGTGGTCGCCCCGGGGAAGCCGGGTGAGCCGGCGAAGAGGCTCACCCCCGAGGAGGCGGCCCGGCTGATGCCCGACGAGCGTCCCAACGGCGCCGACTACGCCTACGTCCAGATGATGATCGAGCACCACCGGCAGGCCGTCACGCTGACCTCGCTGGTGCCGCAGCGCGCCTCGTCGCCGAAGGTGCGCAAGGTCGCCGAGCGGATCGCGGCGGCGCAGGGGCCGGAGATCGGCGCCATGGAGGGCTGGCTGAAGAACAACGGCGGTCCCCGCCCCCAGACGGGCCACGACCACCACTCCATGCCGGGCATGGCGAGCGAGGCCCAGGTGGCCGAACTGCGCGCCGCCAGGGGGAAGGCGTTCGACGCCCTCTTCATCAGGTTGATGATCACCCACCACGAGGGGGCGGTGACCATGGCCGCCGACGTGCTCGGCCAGGGCAACAACGTGCTCGTGGAGGAGATGGCCAACGACGTCATCGCCCAGCAGACGGCGGAGATCGACCGGATGCGCTCCCTGTAG
- a CDS encoding LVIVD repeat-containing protein → MTSLRTTSTPRARIRGLAVATAAAGLLVSLLAAGPAAATPDPGDATAQTAATAEQASEARAAIAAGEIPGVDEVVHSPNVEHLVNIPKDALKGINSDLAFQGRYAFAGNYDGFRIFDISNPRSPRTVAQVLCPGSQNDVSVSGNLLFLSTDSSRSDNSCASVPQPASVKESWEGMKIFDISDIANPRYVASVETNCGSHTHTIVPKRKDVYIYVSSYSPNAAFPDCQPPHDGISVIKVPRKAPELAKVVNFPVLFPGEGPDGGGNPGSPTNPGVSKTTGCHDLTVLPSEDLAAGACMGDGILFDIEDPEHPRVIDRVQDNVNFAFWHSATFNQKANKVVFTDELGGGGAATCNETVGPNRGADGIYDIVGKGDKRKLVFRSYFKIPRHQADTENCVAHNGSLIPVKGKDIMVQAWYQGGVSVWDFTDSRRPKEIAYFERGPVSATTLATGGSWSAYYYNGYIYSNDIAKGFDVLKLSDKRTDKAARVRLDELNVQTQPDYFD, encoded by the coding sequence GTGACTTCGTTGCGTACCACGAGTACCCCGCGCGCACGGATCAGAGGACTGGCCGTGGCGACCGCCGCCGCCGGACTGCTGGTCAGCCTGCTCGCCGCCGGACCCGCGGCCGCCACACCCGACCCCGGCGACGCCACGGCGCAGACGGCCGCCACCGCCGAACAGGCGTCCGAGGCCCGCGCCGCGATCGCCGCCGGGGAGATACCCGGCGTGGACGAGGTCGTCCACAGCCCCAACGTCGAACACCTCGTCAACATCCCGAAGGACGCCCTGAAGGGCATCAACTCGGACCTCGCCTTCCAGGGCAGGTACGCCTTCGCCGGCAACTACGACGGCTTCCGGATCTTCGACATCAGCAACCCGCGGTCGCCCAGGACCGTCGCCCAGGTGCTGTGCCCCGGTTCCCAGAACGACGTGTCCGTCTCCGGGAACCTGCTCTTCCTGTCCACCGACTCCTCGCGCAGCGACAACTCCTGTGCCAGCGTTCCGCAGCCCGCCTCGGTGAAGGAATCCTGGGAGGGCATGAAGATCTTCGACATCAGCGACATCGCCAACCCGAGGTACGTCGCCTCCGTCGAGACCAACTGCGGTTCGCACACCCACACGATCGTGCCCAAGCGCAAGGACGTGTACATCTACGTCTCCTCGTACTCGCCCAACGCCGCCTTCCCCGACTGCCAGCCCCCGCACGACGGCATCTCGGTCATCAAGGTGCCGCGCAAGGCGCCGGAGCTGGCCAAGGTCGTCAACTTCCCGGTCCTCTTCCCCGGCGAGGGCCCGGACGGCGGCGGCAACCCCGGATCGCCCACCAACCCGGGCGTCTCCAAGACCACCGGCTGCCACGACCTGACCGTGCTGCCCAGCGAGGACCTGGCCGCCGGCGCCTGCATGGGTGACGGCATCCTCTTCGACATCGAGGACCCGGAGCACCCCCGGGTCATCGACCGGGTCCAGGACAACGTCAACTTCGCGTTCTGGCACTCCGCGACCTTCAACCAGAAGGCGAACAAGGTCGTCTTCACCGACGAGCTCGGCGGCGGCGGCGCGGCCACCTGCAACGAGACCGTCGGCCCGAACCGCGGCGCGGACGGCATCTACGACATCGTCGGCAAGGGCGACAAGCGCAAGCTCGTCTTCCGCAGCTACTTCAAGATCCCGCGCCACCAGGCCGACACCGAGAACTGCGTCGCCCACAACGGCTCGCTGATCCCGGTCAAGGGCAAGGACATCATGGTCCAGGCCTGGTACCAGGGCGGCGTCTCCGTCTGGGACTTCACCGACTCCCGCCGCCCGAAGGAGATCGCCTACTTCGAGCGCGGCCCGGTCTCCGCGACCACCCTGGCCACCGGCGGCTCCTGGTCCGCCTACTACTACAACGGCTACATCTACTCGAACGACATCGCGAAGGGCTTCGACGTCCTGAAGCTCAGCGACAAGCGCACCGACAAGGCGGCACGGGTCCGGCTCGACGAGCTGAACGTCCAGACCCAGCCGGACTACTTCGACTGA
- a CDS encoding TetR/AcrR family transcriptional regulator, whose translation MSPRSAQVNEELRRRSRERLLQATVELVDERGYEATTLADIASRAGSARGLISYYFPGKRQLLQSAVHRLMHLTLEEALEREPRTEDGRERLARAIDAILGLAEDRPVLMRTHMAGILQAEGFVRCPEQQRLAELLRDTVTRYGSEDVDTDYPLLRALLMGAVVAVLLPGAPMPRTRLRAELFQRYGLDWEQGMPPGGGPPDGMPGLRTALPDPSARVPRQASQPAE comes from the coding sequence ATGTCCCCGCGTAGCGCACAGGTCAATGAAGAGCTTCGGCGGCGCTCCCGTGAGCGGCTCCTGCAGGCGACCGTGGAGCTGGTCGACGAGCGCGGGTACGAGGCCACGACGCTCGCGGACATCGCCTCCCGGGCGGGCTCGGCCCGTGGCCTCATCTCGTACTACTTCCCCGGCAAGCGGCAGCTCCTGCAGTCCGCGGTGCACCGGCTGATGCACCTGACGCTGGAGGAGGCGCTGGAGCGCGAGCCGCGCACGGAGGACGGCCGGGAGCGCCTCGCGCGGGCGATCGACGCGATCCTGGGCCTCGCCGAGGACCGTCCGGTGCTCATGCGGACGCACATGGCGGGCATCCTGCAGGCCGAGGGCTTCGTGCGGTGTCCCGAGCAGCAGCGGCTCGCGGAGCTGCTGCGGGACACGGTGACCCGGTACGGCTCCGAGGACGTGGACACGGACTATCCGCTGCTGCGGGCGCTGCTCATGGGCGCGGTGGTGGCCGTGCTGCTGCCCGGGGCGCCGATGCCGCGGACCCGGCTGCGCGCCGAGCTGTTCCAGCGCTACGGACTGGACTGGGAGCAGGGCATGCCGCCGGGCGGGGGTCCGCCCGACGGCATGCCGGGGTTGCGCACGGCGTTACCGGACCCGTCGGCCCGGGTACCGCGTCAGGCCTCGCAGCCGGCGGAGTAG
- a CDS encoding phosphatase PAP2 family protein, whose protein sequence is MRISAAVSGALAVLLLVLVAVGWPPLLSLDRDIAEALHRSAVAEPGLTHLNRILSDWVWDPWTMRALAAVTVGWLWWRRERLLALWVAGTSLLTVGLQQGLKAAVGRERPSWPDPVDSANYSAFPSGHAMTATVTCGLLLWVLALHWYEGRRGWGTLTGAAVVSVVGVGWTRVYLGVHWPSDVVGGWLFGWTCVAVAILTYRAAERRRGAAPGADTGSRMGEGQ, encoded by the coding sequence ATGCGCATCTCCGCCGCCGTCTCCGGCGCCCTGGCCGTGCTGCTGCTCGTCCTGGTGGCCGTGGGGTGGCCCCCGCTGCTCTCGTTGGACCGGGACATCGCCGAGGCCCTGCACCGCAGTGCCGTCGCCGAGCCGGGGCTGACCCATCTCAACCGGATCCTGAGCGACTGGGTCTGGGACCCGTGGACCATGCGCGCGCTGGCCGCCGTCACCGTGGGGTGGCTGTGGTGGCGGCGCGAGCGGCTGCTCGCGCTGTGGGTCGCGGGCACCAGCCTGCTCACCGTGGGCCTCCAGCAGGGCCTGAAGGCGGCGGTGGGACGGGAGCGGCCCAGCTGGCCGGATCCGGTGGACTCCGCGAACTACTCCGCGTTCCCCTCCGGCCACGCCATGACGGCCACCGTCACCTGCGGGCTGCTGCTCTGGGTGCTGGCGCTGCACTGGTACGAGGGCCGGCGGGGCTGGGGCACGCTCACCGGGGCGGCCGTGGTGTCGGTCGTCGGGGTCGGCTGGACCCGGGTGTACCTGGGCGTGCACTGGCCGTCCGACGTGGTGGGCGGCTGGCTCTTCGGCTGGACCTGCGTGGCCGTGGCGATCCTCACGTACCGCGCGGCGGAGCGGAGAAGGGGCGCGGCTCCGGGGGCGGACACCGGGAGCAGAATGGGAGAAGGGCAGTGA
- a CDS encoding M56 family metallopeptidase encodes MLVSLALLALGVLTAVVAPRLLSRADWAEREPVVALWVWQCVVAAVLLSFALSMTFSAAAAWQAVRGQVFAPAPHAVVEAYELGASRPWSAVLAVLLAAGGLWTGAMLGREIGRARARRRQRRCELLVRAPLLPGEEATDGERVVILEGERADAWWLPGGTPRLVITTGALRRLKGRQLDAVLAHEQGHARARHDWLLHCSAALADGFPGVPVFAAFRGEMHRLVELAADDVASRRFGRLTIALALVELNEDRGVFGPGPAPDAGLPQRVDRLLAAAPRLTAARRLRLTAAAALVPVVPVLVAFVPALRALG; translated from the coding sequence ATGTTGGTCTCCCTCGCGCTGCTCGCGCTCGGCGTCCTGACCGCCGTCGTGGCCCCGCGGCTCCTGTCGCGGGCCGACTGGGCGGAGCGGGAACCCGTGGTGGCGCTCTGGGTGTGGCAGTGCGTGGTGGCGGCGGTGCTGCTGAGCTTCGCGCTGTCGATGACGTTCAGCGCGGCCGCGGCCTGGCAGGCCGTGCGCGGCCAGGTCTTCGCGCCCGCCCCGCACGCCGTCGTCGAGGCGTACGAGCTGGGCGCCAGCCGGCCCTGGTCCGCGGTGCTCGCCGTGCTGCTCGCGGCCGGCGGGCTGTGGACCGGCGCGATGCTGGGCCGCGAGATCGGCCGCGCGCGGGCCCGTCGCAGGCAGCGCCGCTGCGAACTGCTGGTGCGGGCGCCGCTGTTGCCGGGCGAGGAGGCCACGGACGGCGAGCGCGTGGTGATCCTGGAGGGCGAGCGCGCCGACGCCTGGTGGCTGCCGGGCGGGACGCCGCGCCTGGTCATCACCACGGGGGCGCTGCGCCGGCTGAAGGGCCGGCAGCTCGACGCGGTCCTCGCGCACGAGCAGGGACACGCCCGGGCGCGGCACGACTGGCTGCTGCACTGCTCGGCGGCGCTGGCCGACGGCTTCCCGGGGGTGCCGGTCTTCGCGGCCTTCCGCGGCGAGATGCACCGGCTGGTGGAGCTGGCGGCGGACGACGTGGCCTCGCGTCGCTTCGGCCGGCTGACGATCGCGCTCGCCCTGGTCGAACTCAACGAGGACCGCGGGGTGTTCGGCCCCGGACCGGCCCCGGACGCGGGACTCCCGCAGCGCGTCGACCGGCTGCTGGCCGCCGCCCCGCGCCTCACGGCGGCCCGTCGGCTCCGGCTGACGGCCGCGGCCGCCCTGGTCCCGGTGGTCCCGGTGCTGGTGGCCTTCGTGCCCGCGCTGAGGGCGCTCGGGTAG
- a CDS encoding DUF5134 domain-containing protein, protein MQGPALSGWLLVLVCAAGGAYCLRRVRRGSGEERRAAAGEAVMGFGMAAMALPATVVAPPEWVLVLYAGVFGLAALAGLLGALRRGGHHLHHLVGSLAMVYMAVAMVAAPGAGAHAGHGAAGTAGVPLLTGALLAYFGVYVLRSGTRLVPVAVPAGAAGAARAGGAGRAAGPELLLVCRLSMALAMLAMLLTL, encoded by the coding sequence GTGCAGGGACCGGCTCTGTCCGGCTGGCTGCTCGTGCTGGTGTGCGCGGCCGGCGGGGCGTACTGCCTGCGGCGCGTGCGGCGCGGCTCCGGGGAGGAGCGCCGGGCCGCCGCGGGCGAGGCCGTGATGGGCTTCGGGATGGCGGCGATGGCACTGCCCGCGACGGTGGTGGCCCCGCCGGAGTGGGTGCTCGTGCTGTACGCGGGGGTGTTCGGGCTCGCGGCCCTGGCGGGCCTGCTCGGCGCCCTGCGGCGGGGCGGTCACCATCTGCACCATCTGGTCGGCTCGCTGGCGATGGTCTACATGGCCGTGGCGATGGTCGCGGCGCCCGGTGCGGGGGCGCACGCGGGGCACGGGGCCGCGGGCACCGCGGGCGTCCCCCTGCTGACGGGAGCGCTGCTCGCCTACTTCGGGGTGTACGTGCTGCGGTCGGGGACGCGGCTGGTGCCGGTGGCGGTGCCGGCGGGCGCCGCCGGTGCGGCGCGGGCGGGCGGCGCGGGGCGGGCGGCCGGGCCGGAGCTGCTGCTGGTGTGCCGGCTGTCGATGGCGCTCGCGATGCTGGCGATGCTCCTCACCCTCTGA